The Nitrospira sp. genome contains the following window.
AAGGAACTGACCATGGGCCAGGTGCTCGAAGTCCTGTCGGATGATGAGGGCATCAAGAAAGATATGCCGGCCTGGTGTGAAACGACCGGACATCAAATGGTGGGATTGGAGGAAGAGCACAGTTCTTCCAAGCCGATCTACAAGGCATTCGTCAAGAAAGCCAAGTAAGAGTCAGCGGCAGGCCGCACAGGCGAGGCTGTCACGTGTCGTCAAGCCGGAGGGGAGGCCGCAACCCTCCGGCTTTTTCTTTGCGCCGGATACGTGCCGGATGCAATCGTCATGGCCTGAGGGACTGAAAGCAGGAGTGCCGTGAGTCAGATCGTCGAATGTGTGCCGAATTTCAGTGAAGGCCGGAGACCGGAGGTAATCCAGGCGCTGGCGGCGCTCGCCCAATCCGTTCCCGGCGTGGCATTGCTGGATGAGACGAAGGATCCGGACCACCACCGGGCGGTCCTCACGTTTGCGGGGCGGCCCTATGCCGTGGCGGAAGTCGCGTTTCAAATGGCGAGGCTGGCGTCGCAACTGATCGACCTCCGGAGCCACCATGGGGAACATCCGCGCGTCGGGGTGACGGATGTGATGCCGTTCGTGCCGATCCGAGACATCACGATGCAGGAGTGCGTGCAGTTGGCGCGCATGGTGGCGCAACGCATCGGCAACGAGCTGAAAATTCCCGTGTTTCTCTACGAGCAGGCGGCGAGCCGGCCTGAGCGACGGCAGCTCGAATGGATTCGAAAGGGAGGGACAACGGGCTTGGCGGACCGAATGGCCGCC
Protein-coding sequences here:
- a CDS encoding sulfurtransferase TusA family protein, whose protein sequence is MIQADVQLDTLGYFCPMPIILTSKKIKELTMGQVLEVLSDDEGIKKDMPAWCETTGHQMVGLEEEHSSSKPIYKAFVKKAK